One genomic segment of Streptomyces coeruleoprunus includes these proteins:
- a CDS encoding elongation factor G-like protein EF-G2 codes for MGDKANTPGAAGRAVTADQPSSIRNVVLVGHSGSGKTTLVEALALTAGAINRAGRVEDGTSLSDYDEIEHRQQRSVQLSLVPLEWGGCKINLLDAPGYADFVGELRAGLRAADAALFVVSAAQEADAVAGATRMVWDECAAVGMPRAIVVTHLDTARTDFDQLTRICGEIFGGDDPDAVLPLYLPVLGAEAADGHAPATGLVGLLTRRIFDYSSGERVENPPDDGQAALIEEARNRLIEGIIAESEDESLMDRYLGGEEIDLKTLIDDLEKAVARGTFHPVLAAAPAAPGGKQGLGTVELLELITRGFPTPLERPAPTVTTPEGKARPAVTCDPDGPLVAEVVKTTSDPYVGRISLVRVFSGTLRPDETVHVSGHGLADRGHEDHDVDERIGALFTPFGKQQRQLNKCIAGDLACVAKLSRAETGDTLSSKDDPLLMEPWTMPDPLLPLAIRAHSKADEDKLSQGLARLAAEDPTMRLEQNQDTHQVVLWCLGEAHRDVALERLRNRYGVQVDAVPHKVALRETFGEKAAARGRHVKQSGGHGQYAICEIEVEPLPAGSGVEFVDKVVGGAVPRQFIPSVEKGVRAQASKGVAAGYPLVDIRVTLTDGKAHSVDSSDAAFQTAGALALREAAADSRINLLEPVAELQVLVPDEYVGPVMSDLSGRRGRVVGTEQAGPGQTLVRADVPEIEIGRYAVDLRSISHGTGRFDRSYARHEPMPPQIADKIREETEK; via the coding sequence ATGGGCGACAAGGCGAACACCCCAGGGGCCGCCGGCAGGGCAGTAACGGCCGACCAGCCCTCATCCATCCGGAACGTGGTGCTGGTCGGCCACAGCGGATCCGGCAAGACCACCCTCGTCGAGGCCCTCGCCCTCACCGCCGGCGCCATCAACCGGGCCGGCCGCGTCGAGGACGGCACCTCGCTCTCCGACTACGACGAGATCGAGCACCGCCAGCAGCGGTCCGTACAGCTCTCCCTCGTCCCCCTCGAATGGGGCGGCTGCAAGATCAACCTGCTCGACGCCCCCGGCTACGCCGACTTCGTCGGCGAACTGCGGGCCGGCCTGCGCGCCGCCGACGCCGCGCTCTTCGTCGTCTCGGCCGCCCAGGAGGCCGACGCCGTCGCCGGCGCCACCCGCATGGTGTGGGACGAGTGCGCCGCCGTCGGCATGCCCCGCGCCATCGTCGTCACGCACCTCGACACCGCCCGTACGGACTTCGACCAGCTCACCCGTATCTGCGGCGAGATCTTCGGCGGCGACGACCCCGACGCGGTGCTCCCCCTCTACCTGCCCGTGCTCGGCGCCGAGGCGGCCGACGGACACGCCCCCGCCACGGGCCTCGTCGGGCTCCTGACCCGCCGCATCTTCGACTACTCCTCCGGCGAGCGCGTCGAGAACCCGCCGGACGACGGGCAGGCCGCCCTCATCGAGGAGGCCCGCAACCGGCTCATCGAGGGCATCATCGCCGAGAGCGAGGACGAGTCCCTCATGGACCGCTACCTCGGCGGCGAGGAGATCGACCTGAAGACCCTCATCGACGACCTGGAGAAGGCCGTCGCCCGCGGCACCTTCCACCCGGTGCTCGCCGCAGCCCCCGCCGCCCCCGGCGGCAAACAGGGCCTCGGCACGGTCGAGCTGCTGGAGCTGATCACCCGCGGCTTCCCCACGCCCCTCGAACGGCCCGCGCCCACCGTCACCACCCCCGAGGGCAAGGCCCGCCCCGCGGTCACCTGCGACCCCGACGGGCCCCTCGTCGCCGAAGTCGTCAAGACCACCTCCGACCCCTACGTCGGCCGGATCTCCCTGGTCCGCGTCTTCTCCGGCACCCTCCGCCCCGACGAGACCGTCCACGTCTCCGGGCACGGCCTGGCCGACCGCGGCCACGAGGACCACGACGTCGACGAACGCATCGGCGCCCTGTTCACGCCCTTCGGCAAACAGCAGCGCCAGCTGAACAAGTGCATCGCCGGCGACCTCGCCTGCGTCGCCAAGCTCTCCCGCGCCGAGACCGGCGACACCCTGTCCTCGAAGGACGACCCGCTCCTCATGGAGCCGTGGACCATGCCCGACCCGCTGCTGCCGCTCGCCATCCGCGCCCACAGCAAGGCCGACGAGGACAAGCTCTCGCAGGGTCTGGCCCGGCTCGCCGCCGAGGACCCCACCATGCGCCTCGAACAGAACCAGGACACCCACCAGGTGGTCCTCTGGTGCCTCGGCGAGGCCCACCGGGACGTCGCCCTCGAACGGCTCCGCAACCGCTACGGCGTCCAGGTCGACGCCGTCCCCCACAAGGTCGCCCTGCGCGAGACCTTCGGCGAGAAGGCCGCGGCGCGCGGCCGGCACGTCAAGCAGTCCGGCGGCCACGGCCAGTACGCCATCTGCGAGATCGAGGTCGAACCCCTCCCCGCAGGATCCGGCGTCGAGTTCGTCGACAAGGTCGTCGGCGGAGCCGTACCCCGCCAGTTCATCCCGTCCGTCGAGAAGGGCGTACGCGCCCAGGCCTCGAAGGGCGTCGCCGCCGGCTACCCCCTCGTCGACATCCGCGTCACCCTCACCGACGGCAAGGCCCACTCCGTGGACTCCTCCGACGCGGCGTTCCAGACCGCCGGCGCCCTCGCCCTGCGCGAAGCCGCCGCCGACTCCCGCATCAACCTCCTCGAACCCGTCGCCGAGTTGCAGGTCCTCGTCCCCGACGAGTACGTCGGCCCCGTCATGAGCGACCTCTCCGGCCGCCGCGGCCGCGTCGTCGGCACCGAACAGGCGGGCCCCGGGCAGACCCTCGTCCGCGCCGACGTCCCCGAGATCGAGATCGGCCGCTACGCCGTCGACCTCCGCTCCATCTCCCACGGCACCGGACGCTTCGACCGCTCCTACGCCCGCCACGAACCCATGCCGCCCCAGATCGCCGACAAGATCCGCGAGGAGACCGAGAAATAG
- the pgsA gene encoding phosphatidylinositol phosphate synthase — protein sequence MLNKYARAFFTRVLTPFAAFLLRRGVSPDAVTLVGTAGVVAGALVFFPRGEFFWGTIVITLFVFSDLVDGNMARQAGISSRWGAFLDSTLDRVADGAIFGGFALWYAGGGDDNVLCAVSIFCLASGQVVSYTKARGESIGLPVAVSGLVERAERLVISLVAAGLAGLHGFGVPGIQVLLPIALWVVAVGSAVTLGQRVVTVRREAAEADAATGGGSPRGSEATS from the coding sequence ATGCTGAACAAGTACGCGCGTGCGTTCTTCACGCGTGTTCTCACACCGTTCGCCGCGTTCCTCCTGCGTCGCGGGGTGAGCCCCGACGCGGTGACGCTCGTCGGTACGGCCGGGGTGGTGGCGGGTGCGCTGGTCTTCTTCCCGCGCGGGGAGTTCTTCTGGGGCACGATCGTCATCACGCTGTTCGTGTTCTCCGACCTGGTCGACGGCAACATGGCGCGGCAGGCGGGGATCTCCAGCCGGTGGGGCGCGTTCCTGGACTCGACCCTGGACCGGGTGGCGGACGGCGCGATCTTCGGCGGGTTCGCCCTGTGGTACGCGGGCGGCGGCGACGACAATGTCCTGTGTGCCGTGTCGATCTTCTGCCTGGCGAGCGGCCAGGTCGTGTCGTACACGAAGGCGCGGGGTGAGTCGATCGGGCTGCCGGTCGCGGTGAGCGGCCTGGTGGAGCGGGCGGAGCGGCTGGTGATCTCGCTGGTCGCGGCCGGTCTGGCCGGGCTGCACGGGTTCGGTGTGCCGGGCATCCAGGTGCTGCTGCCGATCGCGCTGTGGGTGGTGGCCGTGGGCAGCGCGGTGACGCTGGGGCAGCGGGTGGTGACGGTGCGCCGTGAGGCGGCGGAGGCCGACGCGGCGACCGGTGGGGGTTCTCCGAGGGGGAGTGAGGCCACGTCATGA
- a CDS encoding phosphatidylinositol mannoside acyltransferase, translating into MSGAKDRLTDALYGLGWGTVKKLPEPVAAGLGRRIADTAWKRRGKGVLRLEANLARVVPDASPARLAELSRAGMRSYMRYWMESFRLPTWSQERVRHAFDIKDVHYLTDGLAAGNGVILALPHLANWDLAGVWVTRALGVPFTTVAERLKPETLYDRFVAYRESLGMEVLPHTGGAAFATLARRLRSGGLVCLVADRDLSASGVEVEFFGETARMPAGPALLAQQTGALLLPVTLWYDDSPVMKGRVHPPVDVPESGTRAEKTSVMTQALAEAFAGGIADHPEDWHMLQRLWLADLDERREEARP; encoded by the coding sequence ATGAGCGGGGCGAAGGACCGGTTGACGGACGCGCTGTACGGGCTGGGCTGGGGGACGGTGAAGAAGCTCCCCGAGCCGGTCGCGGCCGGTCTCGGCCGCCGTATCGCGGACACGGCGTGGAAGCGGCGCGGCAAGGGCGTCCTGCGGCTTGAGGCGAACTTGGCGCGGGTCGTGCCGGACGCCTCGCCGGCGCGCCTGGCGGAGCTGTCGCGGGCGGGGATGCGCTCGTACATGCGGTACTGGATGGAGTCGTTCCGGCTGCCGACGTGGAGCCAGGAGCGGGTGCGGCACGCCTTCGACATCAAGGACGTGCACTACCTGACGGACGGGCTCGCGGCCGGGAACGGCGTGATCCTGGCGCTGCCGCACCTGGCGAACTGGGACCTGGCGGGCGTGTGGGTGACCCGCGCGCTCGGGGTGCCGTTCACGACGGTCGCCGAGCGGCTGAAGCCGGAGACGCTGTACGACCGGTTCGTGGCGTACCGCGAGTCGCTGGGCATGGAGGTGCTGCCGCACACCGGTGGGGCGGCCTTCGCGACGCTGGCGCGGCGGCTGCGGTCGGGTGGGCTCGTGTGCCTGGTCGCGGACCGGGACCTGTCCGCGTCGGGTGTCGAGGTGGAGTTCTTCGGCGAGACGGCGCGGATGCCGGCGGGTCCCGCGCTGCTGGCCCAGCAGACCGGGGCGCTGCTGCTGCCGGTGACGCTCTGGTACGACGACTCGCCGGTGATGAAGGGGCGGGTGCACCCGCCCGTCGACGTACCGGAGTCAGGTACGCGGGCCGAGAAGACGTCTGTCATGACGCAGGCGCTGGCCGAGGCCTTCGCCGGCGGTATCGCCGACCACCCGGAGGACTGGCACATGCTGCAGCGGCTGTGGCTCGCGGATCTCGACGAGCGGCGGGAGGAGGCGCGCCCGTGA
- a CDS encoding glycosyltransferase family 4 protein, giving the protein MRIGIVCPYSWDVPGGVQFHIRDLAEHLIRLGHEVSVLAPADDETPLPPYVVSAGRAVPVPYNGSVARLNFGFLSAARVRRWLHDGTFDVIHIHEPASPSLGLLACWAAQGPIVATFHTSNPRSRAMIAAYPILQPALEKISARIAVSEYARRTLVEHLGGDAVVIPNGVDVDFFARAEPKAAWQGETLGFIGRIDEPRKGLPVLMRALPKIFAARPQARLLVAGRGDEEEAVASLPRELRQRVEFLGMVSDEDKARLLRSVDVYVAPNTGGESFGIILVEAMSAGAPVLASDLDAFAQVLDRGAAGELFANEDADALADAAIRLLGDEARRTELRERGSAHVRRFDWSTVGADILAVYETVTDGAASVAADDRVTGLRARWGLARD; this is encoded by the coding sequence GTGAGGATCGGCATCGTCTGCCCGTACTCCTGGGACGTGCCGGGCGGCGTCCAGTTCCACATCCGGGACCTGGCCGAGCACCTGATCCGGCTGGGTCACGAGGTGTCGGTGCTGGCGCCCGCGGACGACGAGACGCCGCTGCCGCCGTACGTCGTGTCGGCGGGGCGGGCCGTGCCCGTGCCGTACAACGGCTCGGTGGCCCGGCTGAACTTCGGGTTCCTGAGCGCGGCCCGGGTGCGCCGCTGGCTCCACGACGGCACGTTCGACGTGATCCACATCCACGAGCCGGCGTCGCCGTCGCTGGGCCTGCTGGCCTGCTGGGCGGCGCAGGGCCCGATCGTGGCCACGTTCCACACCTCGAACCCCCGGTCGCGGGCCATGATCGCGGCGTACCCGATCCTCCAGCCCGCCCTGGAGAAGATCAGCGCCCGGATCGCGGTGAGCGAGTACGCGCGCCGCACGCTCGTCGAGCACCTGGGCGGGGACGCGGTGGTCATCCCCAACGGCGTCGACGTCGACTTCTTCGCGCGCGCCGAGCCGAAGGCCGCGTGGCAGGGCGAGACCCTCGGGTTCATCGGCCGGATCGACGAGCCCCGCAAGGGCCTGCCGGTGCTGATGAGGGCCCTGCCGAAGATCTTCGCGGCCCGCCCGCAGGCGCGGCTGCTGGTGGCGGGGCGGGGCGACGAGGAGGAGGCCGTCGCGTCGCTGCCGCGGGAGCTGCGGCAGCGGGTGGAGTTCCTCGGCATGGTCAGCGACGAGGACAAGGCGCGGCTGCTGCGCAGCGTCGACGTGTACGTGGCGCCCAACACCGGCGGGGAGAGCTTCGGCATCATCCTGGTGGAGGCGATGTCGGCGGGTGCTCCGGTCCTGGCGAGCGACCTGGACGCGTTCGCGCAGGTCCTGGACCGGGGAGCGGCCGGCGAGCTGTTCGCCAACGAGGACGCGGACGCCCTGGCGGACGCGGCGATCCGGCTGCTGGGCGACGAGGCCCGCCGCACGGAACTGCGGGAGCGGGGCAGCGCCCACGTACGCCGCTTCGATTGGTCGACGGTCGGCGCGGACATCCTCGCGGTGTACGAGACGGTGACGGACGGCGCGGCATCGGTGGCCGCGGACGACCGCGTCACGGGCCTGCGCGCCCGGTGGGGGCTGGCGCGGGACTGA
- a CDS encoding N-acyl homoserine lactonase family protein produces the protein MGRDVRVRRLDLGHFVRPAEETGTGQPRVEPVLAYLVRHEAGLLLFDTGIGGGDPATEAHYRPRRKDLRGALAAAGAAPDDVDLVVNCHLHFDHCGGNRLLPGRPVVVQRRELAAARAGGHTIDGLVDFPGARHEELDGEAELWPGVHVVPTPGHTDGHQSLVVRTDRGVTVLAGQARDTASDFASDEMARRAALDEPGGSWPPYPGWLDRLAAFGPGRVLFAHDRSVWEGTLPGPG, from the coding sequence GTGGGGCGGGATGTCCGGGTACGGCGGTTGGACCTGGGCCACTTCGTGCGGCCCGCCGAGGAGACCGGTACGGGGCAGCCGCGGGTCGAGCCCGTGCTGGCCTACCTCGTACGGCACGAGGCGGGGCTGCTGCTCTTCGACACCGGCATCGGCGGCGGCGACCCCGCGACGGAGGCGCACTACCGGCCGCGCCGCAAGGACCTGCGCGGCGCGCTCGCGGCCGCCGGAGCCGCACCGGACGACGTCGACCTCGTCGTGAACTGCCACCTCCACTTCGACCACTGCGGCGGCAACCGCCTGCTGCCGGGCCGGCCCGTGGTCGTCCAGCGCCGTGAGCTGGCCGCCGCGCGGGCCGGCGGCCACACCATCGACGGCCTGGTCGACTTCCCCGGCGCACGCCACGAGGAGCTGGACGGCGAGGCCGAGCTGTGGCCCGGCGTGCACGTCGTACCGACACCCGGGCACACCGACGGCCACCAGTCGCTGGTCGTGCGCACCGACCGGGGCGTCACCGTCCTCGCGGGCCAGGCACGTGACACGGCGTCCGACTTCGCGTCGGACGAGATGGCCCGGCGGGCGGCGCTCGACGAACCGGGCGGCTCCTGGCCCCCGTACCCGGGCTGGCTCGACCGGCTGGCCGCCTTCGGGCCGGGGCGCGTGCTGTTCGCCCATGACCGCTCGGTGTGGGAAGGGACGCTGCCGGGGCCCGGGTAG
- the pdxS gene encoding pyridoxal 5'-phosphate synthase lyase subunit PdxS, protein MSTTPTTTPQSPETGTARVKRGMAEQLKGGVIMDVVTPEQAKIAEDAGAVAVMALERVPADIRKDGGVARMSDPDMIEGIIDAVSIPVMAKSRIGHFVEAQVLQSLGVDYIDESEVLTPADEVNHSDKWAFTTPFVCGATNLGEALRRIAEGAAMIRSKGEAGTGNVVEAVRHLRQIKNEIAKLRGFDNNELYAAAKELRAPYELVKEVAELGKLPVVLFSAGGVATPADAALMRQLGAEGVFVGSGIFKSGDPAKRAAAIVKATTFYDDPKIIADASRNLGEAMVGINCDTLPEAERYANRGW, encoded by the coding sequence GTGTCCACCACGCCCACCACCACCCCCCAGTCCCCCGAGACCGGCACCGCCCGCGTGAAGCGCGGCATGGCCGAGCAGCTCAAGGGCGGCGTGATCATGGACGTCGTCACGCCGGAGCAGGCCAAGATCGCCGAGGACGCCGGCGCCGTCGCCGTCATGGCCCTCGAGCGCGTCCCCGCCGACATCCGCAAGGACGGCGGCGTCGCCCGCATGTCCGACCCGGACATGATCGAAGGCATCATCGACGCCGTCTCGATCCCGGTCATGGCCAAGTCCCGCATCGGCCACTTCGTCGAGGCCCAGGTCCTGCAGTCCCTCGGCGTCGACTACATCGACGAGTCCGAGGTCCTGACCCCCGCCGACGAGGTCAACCACTCCGACAAGTGGGCGTTCACCACCCCCTTCGTCTGCGGCGCCACCAACCTGGGCGAGGCCCTGCGCCGTATCGCCGAGGGCGCGGCCATGATCCGCTCCAAGGGCGAGGCCGGCACCGGCAACGTCGTCGAGGCCGTCCGCCACCTGCGCCAGATCAAGAACGAGATCGCCAAGCTGCGCGGCTTCGACAACAACGAGCTGTACGCCGCCGCCAAGGAGCTGCGCGCCCCGTACGAGCTGGTCAAGGAGGTCGCCGAGCTGGGCAAGCTGCCGGTCGTGCTGTTCTCCGCCGGTGGCGTGGCCACCCCGGCCGACGCCGCTCTGATGCGCCAGCTGGGCGCCGAGGGCGTCTTCGTCGGCTCCGGCATCTTCAAGTCCGGCGACCCGGCCAAGCGCGCCGCCGCCATCGTGAAGGCCACCACCTTCTACGACGACCCGAAGATCATCGCCGACGCGTCCCGCAACCTGGGCGAGGCCATGGTGGGCATCAACTGCGACACCCTCCCCGAGGCCGAGCGCTACGCGAACCGGGGCTGGTAA
- the pdxT gene encoding pyridoxal 5'-phosphate synthase glutaminase subunit PdxT produces the protein MSSTPVIGVLALQGDVREHLIALAAADAVARPVRRPEELAEVDGLVIPGGESTTMSKLATVFGMLEPLRERIAAGMPVYGTCAGLIMLADKILDPRSGQETLGGIDMIVRRNAFGRQNESFEASVEVAGIDGPVEGVFIRAPWVESVGATAEVVAEYDGHIVAVRQGNALATSFHPELTGDHRVHALFVDMVRAAL, from the coding sequence ATGAGCAGCACCCCCGTGATCGGCGTCCTGGCCCTCCAGGGCGACGTACGGGAGCACCTGATCGCCCTGGCCGCGGCGGACGCCGTGGCCAGGCCGGTCCGGCGCCCCGAAGAGCTCGCCGAGGTCGACGGCCTCGTCATCCCCGGCGGCGAGTCCACCACCATGTCCAAGCTGGCCACGGTCTTCGGCATGCTGGAGCCGCTGCGTGAGCGGATCGCCGCGGGCATGCCCGTCTACGGCACCTGCGCCGGCCTGATCATGCTCGCCGACAAGATCCTCGACCCGCGCTCGGGCCAGGAGACGCTCGGCGGCATCGACATGATCGTGCGCCGCAACGCCTTCGGCCGGCAGAACGAGTCGTTCGAGGCGTCCGTCGAGGTCGCCGGCATCGACGGCCCCGTGGAGGGCGTCTTCATCCGCGCCCCGTGGGTCGAGTCGGTCGGCGCGACCGCCGAGGTCGTCGCCGAGTACGACGGTCACATCGTCGCCGTCCGCCAGGGCAACGCCCTCGCGACGTCGTTCCACCCCGAGCTGACCGGTGACCACCGGGTGCACGCCCTGTTCGTCGACATGGTGCGCGCCGCGCTCTGA
- a CDS encoding YebC/PmpR family DNA-binding transcriptional regulator: protein MSGHSKWATTKHKKAVIDAKRGKLFAKLIKNIEVAARTGGADPDGNPTLFDAIQKAKKSSVPNKNIDSAVKRGAGLEAGGADYETIMYEGYGPNGVAVLIECLTDNRNRAASDVRVAMTRNGGSMADPGSVSYLFNRKGVVVLPKGELTEDDVLGAVLDAGAEEVNDLGENFEVISEATDLVAVRTALQEAGMDYESAEASFVPTMQVELDEEGAKKIFKLIDALEDSDDVQNVFANFDVSDDVMAKVDA, encoded by the coding sequence ATGTCCGGCCACTCTAAATGGGCTACGACGAAGCACAAGAAGGCCGTGATCGATGCCAAGCGCGGCAAGCTCTTCGCGAAGCTGATCAAGAACATCGAGGTCGCGGCCCGTACGGGCGGCGCCGACCCCGACGGCAACCCGACGCTGTTCGACGCCATCCAGAAGGCGAAGAAGAGCTCCGTGCCGAACAAGAACATCGACTCCGCGGTCAAGCGCGGCGCCGGCCTGGAGGCCGGTGGCGCCGACTACGAGACGATCATGTACGAGGGTTACGGCCCGAACGGTGTCGCGGTGCTCATCGAGTGCCTCACCGACAACCGCAACCGCGCCGCCTCGGACGTCCGTGTCGCCATGACCCGCAACGGCGGCTCGATGGCCGACCCGGGCTCGGTGTCGTACCTCTTCAACCGCAAGGGCGTCGTCGTCCTCCCCAAGGGCGAGCTGACCGAGGACGACGTGCTCGGCGCCGTCCTGGACGCCGGTGCCGAGGAGGTCAACGACCTCGGCGAGAACTTCGAGGTGATCAGCGAGGCCACCGACCTCGTCGCGGTCCGCACCGCCCTCCAGGAGGCCGGCATGGACTACGAGTCGGCCGAGGCCAGCTTCGTCCCGACCATGCAGGTCGAGCTGGACGAGGAGGGCGCGAAGAAGATCTTCAAGCTGATCGACGCGCTCGAGGACAGCGACGACGTGCAGAACGTCTTCGCCAACTTCGACGTCTCCGACGACGTGATGGCCAAGGTCGACGCCTGA
- the ruvC gene encoding crossover junction endodeoxyribonuclease RuvC: MRVLGVDPGLTRCGVGVVEGVAGRPLTMLGVGVVRTPADADTGHRLVAVERGIEEWLDTHRPEVVAVERVFSQHNVRTVMGTAQASAVAMLCASRRGIPVVLHTPSEVKAAVTGSGRADKAQVGAMVTRLLRLDAPPKPADAADALALAICHIWRAPAQNRLQQAVAAHRAHHARAMKGRTA; this comes from the coding sequence GTGCGCGTTCTCGGGGTGGACCCAGGCCTGACGCGGTGCGGTGTCGGCGTCGTCGAAGGGGTCGCCGGACGCCCGCTGACCATGCTCGGCGTCGGCGTCGTCCGCACCCCCGCGGACGCCGACACGGGCCACCGCCTCGTCGCCGTCGAGCGGGGCATCGAGGAGTGGCTGGACACGCACCGGCCCGAAGTCGTCGCCGTCGAGCGCGTGTTCAGCCAGCACAACGTCCGTACGGTGATGGGCACGGCGCAGGCCAGCGCCGTCGCGATGCTGTGCGCGTCGCGCCGCGGCATCCCCGTCGTCCTGCACACGCCGAGCGAGGTCAAGGCCGCCGTCACCGGCAGCGGCCGCGCCGACAAGGCGCAGGTCGGCGCCATGGTCACCCGGCTGCTGCGGCTCGACGCCCCGCCGAAGCCGGCCGACGCCGCCGACGCCCTCGCCCTCGCCATCTGCCACATCTGGCGCGCGCCCGCGCAGAACCGGCTCCAGCAGGCCGTCGCCGCCCACCGCGCCCACCACGCCCGAGCCATGAAAGGCCGTACCGCATGA
- the ruvA gene encoding Holliday junction branch migration protein RuvA: MIAFVSGPVAALAPTTAVIEVGGVGMAVQCTPNTLSTLRMGQEARLATSLVVREDSLTLYGFADDDERQVFELLQTASGVGPRLAQAMLAVHTPDALRVAVATGDEKALTAVPGIGKKGAQKLLLELKDRLGEPTGAHTAAPAAAAGPAAWRDQLHTALIGLGYATREADDAVAAVAPQAEAAAGAPHIGQLLKAALQTLNRTR, from the coding sequence ATGATCGCCTTCGTGAGCGGACCCGTCGCCGCCCTCGCCCCGACCACCGCGGTGATCGAGGTCGGCGGCGTCGGCATGGCCGTCCAGTGCACGCCGAACACGCTGTCGACCCTGAGGATGGGTCAGGAGGCCCGTCTCGCCACGTCGTTGGTCGTACGGGAGGACTCGCTCACCCTGTACGGCTTCGCCGACGACGACGAGCGGCAGGTCTTCGAACTGCTCCAGACCGCCAGCGGCGTCGGCCCGCGCCTCGCCCAGGCCATGCTCGCCGTGCACACCCCGGACGCGCTGCGCGTCGCGGTCGCCACCGGCGACGAGAAGGCCCTCACGGCCGTGCCCGGCATCGGCAAGAAGGGCGCCCAGAAGCTGCTGTTGGAGCTGAAGGACCGGCTCGGCGAACCGACCGGCGCGCACACCGCCGCACCGGCCGCCGCCGCGGGCCCCGCGGCGTGGCGCGACCAGCTGCACACCGCGCTCATCGGCCTGGGCTACGCCACCCGCGAGGCCGACGACGCGGTGGCCGCCGTCGCCCCGCAGGCCGAGGCCGCGGCCGGCGCACCGCACATCGGGCAGCTCCTCAAGGCCGCCCTCCAGACCCTCAACCGCACCCGCTGA